The Branchiostoma floridae strain S238N-H82 unplaced genomic scaffold, Bfl_VNyyK Sc7u5tJ_786, whole genome shotgun sequence DNA segment cataagacagtattaaaagctgccagaggagtgaagctggcttaggagtgtgttttgctacccNNNNNNNNNNNNNNNNNNNNNNNNNNNNNNNNNNNNNNNNNNNNNNNNNNNNNNNNNNNNNNNNNNNNNNNNNNNNNNNNNNNNNNNNNNNNNNNNNNNNtcctctggcagcttttgatcctgtcttatgctaccgtaggatctgcttggagattagaggaGCACGTAATGTAACGGAATGGAAGTGTAGCTGGACTCTTGGAGAGCCTTTACATCGTTATCCACGATGTGTCGGACCAGGCTATTGGAGAACAGATGCGACTTGGTGTGCATGGAGTGAATATGGTAAAAGTAGATGGTTGAAAAGATCTGAGATCTGTCGCTGACTTCAACTCCGTTGCGAGTGAAACGCAAAACCTGGACGCCGTTCTTCCCTGTCTTGTACCTCAGTGACATGTTCTTCAGCTTGTGTCCCCCGGAAGCACACAGCTTACAATCATAAACTGTTACTTCATATTCGCCCGACTTGCCGTCTGTTGCAGGGCGTATCAGCATAGCCATGGTCGTATTCTCAATGTAGCCAACAATGTCTGTGTCGGTTGGTGCTCGTAATACGAACAGAAGGTAGAGAGAATAGAGGACTGCGTATAACCACCTTATGTAGTACATGGGGCTCTGCAGGAGGTAGTGACGTCGAAAGAGGTGCTGAACACTTGGGGTGCAGTCACAGTCGTCTATACGGGGGAGGATTTCAGATGTCCTTGTCATCTTTTGTGTTTGTTATCAGCAGAACTGGTAGAACTGGTAGCGAAGGGCACTTTTCGATTGAGCGAACCTTTAGAAAAGTAAGCACCACAAAAATTAATGAGGTGAACGTTTATACATGAAGTGGATTAGACTCAACTTAATATCTAAAATGCAGTGTTTGTGACAAGCGGCTTGGTGTCTAGCAATCAGCAGCATTTGTGCTCTTTCATATTGCCAAAAAGCTAAATTTGCCATCGACGGGAGCGACGGAAAGGctttgttgatttgataatttaCCGTAAATAATTGCATTCCTATGGTCACCTTTGcctttatttacttatttttttacTGAGCGCTTATTCACGATTCTAACATCAAGTTCTCTAGAATCGGGAAAGGGGGTTTTCGTACTGGCGTGACAACTCCATACCGATCGCCCCCAAGTGTACTAATGGCGGGCTTGCGAGACGACGACACATAGCACGGAACCCCCTTTCCTGGCATTAGAGAACCATGCTCAACGTTGCAAATTGCTGATCaccacccctccccctccacacTCATACAATGACACGAATAAATAAAAGCCTGAGCGCTATCAGAAGTGAAGGAGGATATTACATTTGTTTTTACTACCTTGTCGCCGAGCATTTAAACTGCTTTATATTATCATAAATTATAATATCGAACACGCAAGATTTACCATTTACAAGATATCGTAGCTTACTTAACAACTATCACAAAGTTCGCTACAGTTTTAGGAAATTCAAAAGAATAAAACCTTTCTCAAAAATGCCAGCCGTAGCCTACCTCGACTTTCGTGGAACTTCGGGTTGCGTCAGTCCAGTGCAGTGCAGCCGATGTGGCCCACAGTGTCAGCGAGGGAGCTTCAGGCAGtaacagaggcggcggcagcaaatttcttttgtgGGGGCAAAATATTGGTGATAGATTTGTGAGCATGTAACTTATCGCGTCCTGTGTTCCGCCTGGATATGCCGAGTGGAGTTCATGTCGTGACATCACAGACCGCCTACCGTGACGACGCACCCTTTCCTACTCGATGACCAAGCATCCCCCTTCCTGTATATATTTTGTTCTATTCCCGGTAAAAAAACATGGTAAGAGGGATATGCCTTTTACCAGGAATAGAACAAAGAACAGGAAGGGGGATGCTTGGTCCGTGTCAACGCCGACACTCCCCCAATACATTTTCACCTTGTCCAGCGCTTTAGGCACGGGCCGTCTCAAGGTAGGTTTGGGGAAATTTAAAATCTGGACCccttgaaacaccatttcctgcattttctggggcaaattttgctggtggaCTAGCTAGGTTTACGAAATTTCAATTGGTGAAAATATACAGatgggtttcagcttgattttttgtgggggcCATGCCCCCACAACATATTTTTGTGGGGGCGACTGCCCCGGGCCactgtgccgccgccactgacTAAGGTTAAGTGACTGTGATTTAGgtgggtctgcatgctcttttgcgtaaggcgtaggcagcctatttcccgtaattcgtagtgaaaaccatcttatctaagtaaatcgtagcgaggcgacgaaatttagcgtaattgcctccCTTGATTTAATAGCGTAAGACGTAGGGGGTTCTCAGTGAATTCAGcttaaatcgttgtcaggaacCCCCATGCTGACCCTCATTTAGGTTTATTCAACTTTAAGTAATGCAAGCACAGTGGCTCTACTGGCTGACAACAGGAAGTATACAATTATACCATTTACGATGTTCACTTCAGAATGCCAGATCTGATCATAGTCTCCGAATGCACTTTCTTTTCGTTTTGATAACATTCGAAGGTGATTGATTTAGACACGTGATGATCAAGTAACATTTATTTGTTAGTTAACCCAATAAACACAACATCAAAACGACCAAATCCCCCCCACCCGACAACTCAAATGCCTGTCCTcactttaggccacagcaagtaaattctatgtatgacatcagcgcgcgcattaattttcgcctgatttcagaaagaaaaaaaaaattttcttcagagatggtcaacatgacgagaaagtaccaaaatgggcaaatatgttgtgttgtaggctaaaGGTTGCATGTGTAGAAGTGACAatagccaggtagccatgactgtagttatagaagtgaaattaaaaaattagttagatagttgtaaaagtggccccaatatggaagccatgcgtgttgttgccatgttggtaagtgataccagtctaccacactagtgtcacctttgCTACACTAGTACACCAAGGTCCAACCTAGGTCATCctatattagcatgaaagctcatctgtgttgatagaatacatattgaagttttttaactgtagtacaacacaaattattctcacctcgaattttcagtcgctcttccgtcgaccttcttcaggagtgacgattcagttactctgatcacgtgacttagagacacgtgattcgagtaacgaatcataaatgcctggcagacgaTATCACTGTGACACTGTGACAGTGGTTAAAGAGGACGGTTCTCTGGGCATTGACATTTATCGCAAACCAACCCACACAGACCAGTATTTGAACTTTGAGTCTAACCACCCCTTAGAGCACAAACTTAGCGTAGTCAGAACACTTTTACACCGTACCAATACTATCATCACTTACCCGCtcaacagacaaaaagaaacattacacATAACACAAGCACTTAAGCAGTGTGGATACCCGTCTTGGGCTATAATTTGTATAAACAAAGCTACGGCACCCAGGTCCACTGTTCCCTGTGACCACAACCCGAACCCTGCCACGCGCCAGAACAACAGAGGGTTTGTCGTCCTGCCCTATGTGAAGGGCGTCTCGGAAGACCTCCGTAGGATTTTCGCGAGCCACAACGTACAAACCTGTTTTAGACCTACGCGAACCCTACGACAGTCACTGGTGAcaccaaaagacaaaacaaagaaggaGGATAAGTGTGGCGTGATATACCACATCCCGTGTCAGGGAAGAAATACCCGTGGTCCCTGCCAAGAATCATACATTGGGGAAACTGAGCGCTCGCTCAAGACTAGGTTCTTGGAGCACAGGAGAAAGAGTTCGGCCTCGTCGGAGGTATcacaacacattcatattgagTAACCGTGACATTTCATCAGCTtggacaaagtacaaatattggaCACCGAATCGGATTACTTTGcgaggggggtaaaggaggccatctacataagagcacatcagccgacactcaacagagacgggggccgatatcgtctgccaggcatttatgattcgttactcgaatcacgtgtctctaagtcacgtgatcagagtaactgaatcgtcactcctgaagaaggtcgacggaatagcgactgaaaattcgaggtgagaataattggtgttgtactacagttaaaAAACTTCACTAGGTCATCCTATTGGTGATTTGTGATTTATTCATTCGCATATATAACTTAACATCAGTTAAATATAAATCAATATACAGAAAAAACGCATGTTCTTTtttaagttataaaaaaaatgtattatttgttatcaaatTCCAAAGAAAGGGCGGACGAAACAAACTAACCAGGTGAAAGTTATGCTAGGAATGAAGTCCGTCTTTTTTTGAAAGTTGGCAATAGTAACTTGTTAACCAAGATTGCTGCAGTTGGTTTATAGTTTTTTGAGATTGTTCCATATAGTGGGACCTCTTAACTTGTATGTTGCTTTTCCTGATTGGTCTAAGACTTTTTGATGCGATTACCCcttcctacatctgcttggaaaccAGCATCGCCCTGACTAGTAGAACAGCTGATCGccgtgtcaaaggtcaccgtTGCAATCATGGCGCTGCTCAGGGTCGCCGCGCGAGGGAAGGAGCTCGTCCCGGGGATTTTCAGACAAAGCGCCTCTCCTGCAATCCAGGTTCTGGGACAGAAGAGTTGGGACAGACACATGAGGTATGTTGACGTGATTGTCATGTCATTGCTGGTTTCGGAAAGCCAACAGTGATCGAATAACCATGAAGTCATCGAATAACCAGGAAGAATATGTTGTCTGTCAAATTCAAACCCTTGCAAATATTGGCTCAAACCTTCCCTGTGAGGTCAATAATCTACGGAACGTTCAGATATTGAGCGCTGTTGTATATGCTGATTCCGTTGTTGTAAATTGTAGACCTTTCTAGGATTAGTTTTTTGCTGAAACATGATTTATTGCCATTTGGTGGGCGGGGCAGCATGCTAGCAAATTGATGCACATGCTGGGCTATACCAAGTATATTTTGCTAAGGGGGTTGTGTTTGTAACGACGTGTTTAAAAGGTAgtttttcaaaaattagttTGAACATTATGCTAGCAGATTCTTGAGTGATTGCAATCAGTTGTTATCTGTCCATATGTATCTCATTAAATGTTTGATACCTTAGTGTTTTAAGTGTAAGTGAAGTGTAAGGCAAATATTGTCAGTAATGTAACATGTCTTATTGCCACCAATAAAAGATAATCAAGGGCCCTTAATGCTGATATTTTTTGCACTGTTTGCAATGTCTGTAATGTcaaatgataatgacacaaaagtgtgtTTAAAAGAAGTGCTTATGTTATaagcatatatatatgttaaacatgaaaattttgtaATCTATGACTGAGAGTATTTGCATGTCTGCTTCCAAATACTTGGTGTTTTCTTTGCTTATTTGTAATGACCTGTTTTCCTGTAACAGTGGCCATGTGTCCATGGTTGGTCGGAACTTCCTGACGCTGAAAGACTTCTCGCCATCGGAGATTGAGCAGCTCCTGTGGACAGCAGCCGACCTGAAGGCCAGGATCAAGGGCACGGGAGAGGTAAGGTACACTTAGGCCGAGTAACAGTCTGCCTATACACCTCAAATGACCTCAATtggctctaatatgcagtgtatatggggcaacaACCTTGTGTGGCACTCTGAATTTGCATTCAACTTATGCActtatgaattttaaaaaatgcagcaagacCTCCTAAGTATTTAATGTTATTTGGAGTTCATCTGCGggtttcaagatcaaagcaatGTCTGGCTGCCATGTTGGATCATCTGTCTTTGGACTAGATTGGAGTCTGcgtggggaagttctcgatgcCTTCTTCAGTCCACAGAATGACAGTTTGATAATCATTCCTTTTTAGTTTCTATTTGCTCCAACTTGTCGCTGCAATGTGTATGAAGTGAGGTAATTAAGACATTTTCATGGAAATGACTGACTTCCAGTGAAGAAACTTCTGTTAGTCGTAAAATAAAGACTGTCTACACGTTAGATGATAAGTGCTGTGTTTTCATTAGTGAAAGTTCAATACACAGACTAACTGTAAGCTTGTCCCCCAGCTTTATACACCACTAGTGGGCAAATCTGCTGGACTGATATTCCAGAAGAGAAGCACCAGAACCAGGCTGTCTACTGAGACAGGTGAGATGCAAtccacatttctgtaaattcAGCTGAATATGGTACAACAGACCCACAACATGTAGCATGAGTACTAGTAGTCCAATGGTTAATGCCCCTTCTTCTATCTGGACCAGGACGTTGTGAGTTTGAATCCCGGCTGTCATCATTCAACGGACTTGCACTCTACTAAAAATGGTCAAAGTCCATGAATTTGATGATTTTTCtaatgttttattgtctttaaatcatacttttgaaCTGCCTCAATAAgtctcattatatttcagccataccatatatggtatggtgaaatatattgtattcgtaatgtttctttctttctttctttctcctgtcaaatcttcaaagcgattcatctccgtcgttccgtgaccgaatgacctgaaatttagcacaaaggtagagtgggtcaataccaaggtgtgtttttctgattttattcatatctgcctctaaaatgattttattgaagtttaaaggtcatgttttgaccaaaactgtatattgtggccccctgttcccttgaattacaatggaatgaccttagatttggtgtagataggcattagatagttggtaaaatgatccaagtaaaatttttggtataaaccaatttcaaattattaatttctgcacttttctgaggggaaattggttttctttcggtcttctcccgtgaactccagtgaccccagagcccacacgtgccaggtgccagcggtctggggagaccgagagttaattactttatggacgccagccaatcagcgacgagaaaggcgaatgctagttaatattcataagcggggccttgcaatcccgtatatacacaaacagatgcacattacagccttacagttgccatatggtgccctgtgcccggtttgaaattgtagtttgcgaggatttggagttcagacagggtcatttgagcggtagcggacggtatgcgtgcattgaacgttagtggcgatgactttaccaacattccgcatggcactatcaatcattttcggcagatttggacagggaaaattggacagtttgcgtttagttttgatacgtaagtttgacagtggcgagaatggatgtatttttcccgaacaaatgtaggtacttctagtattgttgttgttcttttttgacgtaaactttgtacattaaaattgtaagtaactttaaactgccagagtttgagcccaataaaacactctcagtaccagagtatcaccactgacctccgaaaagaaacccacgaacaaggtagaaacacctatcctccaggtctcgcacgctacgagcaggaaattataacactcagacaagattacgtccgatggctcagcggattgcatacaaagtaaaacaatttaacagtggtatgcaggggcatatacttaacaaagaattcgaaggaaaatgaaataacgttatacagataaagccaaatcaaattaacttgttggtcctgggatttttcagaaaagaaatgaagcgacagagtggtaaaattcttgtaaaaattcgagacgtctccgtttataatggcccatacaaaacaagaagaagattgaagtttttagcttgaaaaaaacaacaacactcctactacacagtacctgcacctgcttgacaattatcaaaatgtatgccctatagctacttgcttaaaaaaaagttcactgcaatgataaatgtacccacatcacaaggagattattacggtatttagacctagttatcgaagtggaaattgttgaatagcgtcatgtaatttcatgatgaaaatcttaatggaagatgcgttttttttcactctcggaaaaataggagctgccgcaattctaaaaaccaatcagttatgcataggcgctcctgtggaagattatattcttccatatgggcccggggcatattgggcaagctctgttttgacctggaatcaattcacaatattagttctcttttggggataacttacagttaaaatattacatttttgcgcaggggtgacttggaacagtccaatgttgcgtgggaatgggtatggctgaaatatgctgtatttgcacccaagcaaatgtcggcctttctagaaACGGCcgatattccaattatgaaacaAGAGTTATAGAAATCATTTATTTGTTGATCAACTTCTGGCAAATGCCATCTAGTAGAAAGGGGGCATTAACTTTACCATGTTGCGCCAATCTCAAGCaagttgatatgattttggaaatggtcagacgtttcagatgatattcgttatctttcgtcagtgacactgaagagatcacGTTGGAGAGCAGGctttatatcctaactatgaattgatatgtaaaggagatgaagacaattttgagaTGTCCAGTAGGAAACAAAGGTATTATATGTTACAATGTTGTTGCTATGTTGTCCCCACAGGTGTTGGTCTGCTGGGTGGACAGCCGTGTTTCCTGTCTCCAGATGACATCCATCTCGGAGTGAATGAAACCATCAAAGACTCAGCTAAGTAAGGACTGAAATGTATGGTGTGTAAATGTTAGCATGTTGTGTGTTGTACGAGAATGCGTAGTGAGTTTATTTGTACTATTGTATTGTGTGCATTGTGtggtatgtacatgtgcagtaCAACTTGGAACATGAGTTTGTCTTCAGTTGATGAATTTGAAAGACCTTTGTTTTGATTACCTTTTACAATGTATGAGGTTAAAGGCTTGTAGCAGCCTTGCTAtgttatgatatatttttttgcattttatgAGCTGAAAGAAGATCAACTTGAAAACTAATAGTTGGAAAGAAGTGTCATGTTAACTCTCCTAATGGCATCAGGCAACCAAAGACTGGCACATTAATTTCACAATATGTACTGATGCAGCATCAGTTATGCCTGGCCCATGTACACTTTAGATATCCAGGTCTTAAATACTTTCTTGAAACCAAACCTTAACTGTGCTATGTGGCAGTCATAGGGTACCTGGCACAGGAAAGATGATGTCATATAATACCCGTCTTAAGTTATGACCTACCCGTATAACATTCAGAGTTTTATCTTTACAGGGTGTTGTCCGGGTTTTTGGACCTGATCCTGGCCAGAGTGTATGGCCATGAGGACCTGGAGTCCTTAGCTACAGAAGGGAGTGTTCCTATAGTTAATGGCCTGTCTGAACTCTATCATCCACTACAGATTTTAGCAGACATGCAAACACTACAGGTAAGACCAAGTACTGGAACTAGTTCAACTGtaaatttcaacacaaaaattggtcTCATCAAattggattgttcattccttgacaaagactgctgctgttcagtcgaaaatttggatgagtccaatttttgtgttggaatttgcagtttaaatttttcaagaatgactattaacgggagggggccatacttcgacagccgttctaagtggatgcgcatggcttttgtcaatgtacattttacagtgaactcatcaaaaacaagttaagatcttgtatgcatccttataactgtgattgaagctgtacagatatatatttcatttaacggtagcgttccgcactgtactttgacagcacacgaaacttacggcaggttttcggcttgcgtcctagcagaacgttccaacacaaaaaaggggtccaaactccgacatagtaacaaccagaccatcgccgtgcattcttaaacaatttatgcaaatagaatagcactaaaagttttcattataattttttctgtatcaaatatgggtcatattttgtattacgcgacttattcaaatacggtgtgttaaaacgtttacctctcacggtgagaccaacttgccgcaaaacggcagcgcattgttacattgaactgtgatggcattttcgcttttcggcttccttgattgccttttcatcctgtctttaggcagcagcaatggctacaggattttttagtcggtagggatcgatttttcttgaatgtttgtcgctctacggacgggttggctgagttcaacgtgttgagcagCGCTCGGCCGCCGGCGttcgtgatagtaaaatggcggagCCCCGACTgggtgaacattgtggcatcattttagctccgtttatccaacccagttaaagggaaaacagaacacaggtattatttttcggaaggctaataaacatcatttctatgtgtggtggtattttttcacatgtcgtattttgcgaagaataattcaagagtttcccgggccatggtctcgatacgttcgctcgtcaacttgcacggaaggcgtcaaacttgtgcaagtttttcaatcgttatctgtgggacttgctaacttctacacataccccgtctttgtagttatatacaacaaggtttagtctacagctagttgTAACTTCttatgtgcaggcatctatgcatttctccgcaacaatgatttttaaaacctgacgaagtttggacccctgtcgaagtatggccccctcccgttaccaacacagatgaacttttaagttAAGACCAAATACTGTTACCCTTGCTTATTACACCTGTCTGTAAGGTACCAGTAATAGGTAATTATTTTTGCACATATAGGCAATTCTTCAATACATGTTCTACAATAATAACTCCAGAAGCTGAAAGCAGGGGAATTTTAACTTATTAAAATAGGTTATGTACAGGCTTTTAATTTGATACCATCTGCACCTTGCTGGATTACACGATTCTGTAAACCACACGAAGATGTCACTaagggattcaaattataatcaCCATGACATTAATAAAAAGCCTGGATAGAGATAAGTGCACAAATCTGTTTTACTCAAACTCAGAGGGGTGTAAATAATTTGTTCACTTGGTAATGGGTATCACATTGTTTTACGTACATGTAGGACCATTTTGGTAACCTGAGAGGCTTGACTGTGGCCTGGGTGGGAGATGGGAACAACATCATCCACTCCTTCATGATGGGAGCGCCCAAACTCGGTGTCAACCTCAAAATTGCGACTCCAAAGGTAGGGTCTTCTCAACACTTCAAACACTTTCTTGTCATCTACTGATGATCTAGCAGTCCATCTGAATTGTGCACTTAAAACAGGACTGACAATCTACATACAGaaagataaagaaatgaaatgataatTCTAATGTTAATGATTTTTCcctgattgaaaattcaaaacctAAATATTGGATGGTGTCAAATTTGCAATCCCCAACCTTATTTGGTGATTTCTTCAATGTACGAAGAAGGTGCAGTACTGTACTGACAGTTACAgtatatatactgtaattcatttTGTCTTCTCTGTACCAAACTTTTACGGTCTGAGaagatttaacttgttcttggaactaaatATTCACTGTCGCGACAAGTGCACATAagaaaagtctgtgaattatttgttatcagtaatgataagttcacattAC contains these protein-coding regions:
- the LOC118409006 gene encoding uncharacterized protein LOC118409006 is translated as MTRTSEILPRIDDCDCTPSVQHLFRRHYLLQSPMYYIRWLYAVLYSLYLLFVLRAPTDTDIVGYIENTTMAMLIRPATDGKSGEYEVTVYDCKLCASGGHKLKNMSLRYKTGKNGVQVLRFTRNGVEVSDRSQIFSTIYFYHIHSMHTKSHLFSNSLVRHIVDNDVKALQESSYTSIPLHYVLLHSSLSVLEWDGNMSRYFRYGGACIRESVVEESRNMSAMEGHQAVHSWKSHGKDSFAGKLLRSRLALQVVVERHGIAPKLLDPLFNHTIVHSVDHHGSSEWSRVRFSLHPWDKDCSTYQAFNTSVFRVLITQPNLNPLAPNTLRSINKPFYQDLYRELKNIDPQMAGVVTASVMY
- the LOC118409005 gene encoding ornithine carbamoyltransferase, mitochondrial-like, which codes for MALLRVAARGKELVPGIFRQSASPAIQVLGQKSWDRHMSGHVSMVGRNFLTLKDFSPSEIEQLLWTAADLKARIKGTGELYTPLVGKSAGLIFQKRSTRTRLSTETGVGLLGGQPCFLSPDDIHLGVNETIKDSAKVLSGFLDLILARVYGHEDLESLATEGSVPIVNGLSELYHPLQILADMQTLQDHFGNLRGLTVAWVGDGNNIIHSFMMGAPKLGVNLKIATPKGYETYPNVTKDAEELAKQYGTQMYHTNDPRDACEGANVLVTDTWISMGQEEEKQERLKAFQGYQVTHKLGEVAAKDWVFLHCLPRKQEEVDDAVFYSERSLVWPEAENRKWTVMAVILSLLKDHVCTTPKPDF